A window of Acropora muricata isolate sample 2 chromosome 3, ASM3666990v1, whole genome shotgun sequence contains these coding sequences:
- the LOC136911755 gene encoding uncharacterized protein isoform X1, whose protein sequence is MTALMTAIRATSFEGLIFFVYDREAVKKESDPPENAIVYFYPPSVSIEDRISICGQIIGMSYFIHSFIGSTPALCKLQTEKMATVQSGKFTLALGGSLSEPDSLLIKQLETLLNLFTFYHGSLDRIRSMCENQKQFLTWMNVIWDCYLHFVRHYGDFLPGVFDPLPFHELPKSVAATCFTKASYILQACQRRKHILGGCILYSDRILCSQLAPSITERLLLLKPNQRNHPARPVKTGHDLPFGVRILNAFLTLSEYLNLLEALTESAYRQPGSSESPRAFPDMYMTSSPVVIKEHFSREGTGDNKQHVSSGDSENSSKQKDKSSFNSKENEVSTDPRHFPNSFGDQADREGKTTDGSNRNSGAVKEGLRFKIAENPRMDFDRSSVESNLSNDVGLIMEPIDVSDLKVVTCKESRLATGKEDVISVSQSFMNGNEIDGNDVKRRSSSVSSCREPDNDGSKVRKLPENEAITFCRLLIDGIITQVCEMIEDKNSSFAAARSRACVELGSSPGVFCVEALKSQNICCQYANVCESRQKGNKTENFKTYSKTSPVYSEQGLESGSTGCTSVSVDEDKTSCGCQETGPAASIENIDSMDACSNKGHSSSEESTKIPMDFDSVLGFNVNVRPSEKVSEKCLAGTGTKILQNEASDFVSEFLNRTKEECRDSARNDAEILPSNAIVCSHIGAELGLPVLESNDQGTAASSRSSCINASCHAEDDGGKPVPVSPVSSNEDSEGVSPSTVSSGTESDDWQSVTVSPVSSGTDSEGGVPVTASPVSSNTDIEGGVLVTSSSVSSSAESEGVKSETVPSVSSCADSESDVPVAQSTNASKEGSDGRNFVAEASVSGHCSSDIYVTKGLKEESSGAGIGGPVYAARDETRERNVEGEGASLTDQDFEEQQIFFEEDGDHVNHVEGLTHVNLYVQAHSKVVLILLAEERLSTDCNSIKALWETSLNQLGELEFLVRQSSGEESTTMYSEDYSFLVYDSFERTMKGNMSELVHQVDHLFCETTKVLHEQFENSSTLKDIMLRDRSSTVYGKSNLGRGTYFHLKGPHRTMHGVPSHRDPFLKLEKRATKVLNKDHGVNIF, encoded by the exons ATGACTGCTTTGATGACCGCTATTCGAGCGACTAG tttcgaAGGACTCATATTCTTTGTTTATGATCGAGAGGCCGTGAAAAAGGAATCAGATCCACCAGAAAATGCCATTGTGTATTTCTATCCACCTTCG GTATCTATTGAGGATCGGATTTCCATATGTGGTCAGATAATTGGAATGTCGTACTTCATACACAGCTTCATTGGATCCACTCCAGCATTATGCAAGCTACAAACAGAAAAGATGGCAACTGTGCAATCTGGCAAATTCACTTTG gCCCTTGGAGGGAGTCTTAGTGAACCAGACTCGCTTTTAATAAAGCAGCTGGAGACACTACTCAATCTCTTCACATTTTATCATGGCTCCTTGGACAGAATTAGAAGT ATGTGTGAGAACCAGAAACAGTTCTTGACCTGGATGAATGTCATTTGGGATTGTTACTTGCATTTTGTCCGCCATTATGGTGACTTTTTACCAGGAGTGTTTGATCCTCTTCCTTTCCATGAATTGCCAAAG AGTGTTGCTGCTACGTGTTTCACTAAGGCATCTTATATCCTACAAGCATGTCAGCGCCGCAAACACATCCTTGGTGGATGCATTCTATACAGTGACAG GATTTTGTGTTCCCAGTTAGCACCTTCCATAACGGAAAGACTGCTCCTTCTTAAACCCAACCAAAGAAAT CATCCAGCAAGGCCTGTTAAAACTG gGCACGATTTGCCATTTGGCGTTCGAATTTTGAATGCATTCCTCACTTTGTCGGAATATTTGAATCTCCTCGAAGCTCTAACAGAATCAGCTTACAGGCAGCCGGGGTCTTCAGAGTCCCCCAGGGCGTTTCCTGACATGTACATGACGTCCTCTCCTGTTGTGATCAAAGAACACTTTTCGCGGGAGGGAACTGGTGATAACAAACAGCATGTTTCCAGTGGTGATAGTGAAAATTCATCTAAGCAAAAAGATAAGAGTTCGTTTAATTCGAAGGAAAATGAAGTCTCTACTGACCCAAGACACTTCCCAAATAGTTTTGGAGATCAGGCCGACAGAGAAG GGAAAACTACAGATGGTAGCAATAGGAACAGTGGTGCTGTCAAAGAGGGGTTACGATTTAAAATAGCAGAAAATCCTCGCATGGATTTTGATCGCAGTTCCGTTGAGAGCAATTTATCAAATGATGTTGGTCTGATCATGGAACCCATTGATGTCTCTGACTTAAAAGTTGTTACATGCAAGGAAAGCAGGCTGGCCACCGGGAAGGAAGACGTTATCTCAGTTTCACAATCTTTTATGAATGGGAATGAGATTGATGGAAATGACGTGAAAAGGCGTAGTAGTTCAGTTTCAAGCTGTCGAGAGCCTGACAATGATGGCTCAAAGGTCAGGAAGTTACCAGAAAATGAGGCTATAACATTTTGTAGATTGTTAATAGACGGTATCATCACACAAGTTTGTGAGATGATTGAAGACAAGAATTCCTCTTTCGCAGCTGCAAGAAGCAGGGCTTGTGTTGAATTAGGATCATCACCTGGTGTGTTCTGCGTGGAAGCACTCAAATCGCAGAATATTTGTTGTCAATATGCTAACGTTTGCGAATCAAGACAAAAAGGAAACAAGACAGAGAACTTTAAAACTTACTCAAAAACTAGTCCTGTGTATTCTGAACAGGGTTTGGAAAGTGGTTCAACAGGTTGTACATCTGTAAGTGTGGATGAAGATAAGACAAGTTGTGGGTGTCAAGAAACAGGGCCAGCGGCTTCAATTGAAAATATCGACTCAATGGACGCATGCTCAAATAAGGGCCATAGTTCAAGCGAAGAATCTACGAAAATCCCAATGGATTTTGACTCGGTTTTGGGTTTCAATGTCAACGTGCGTCCATCGGAAAAAGTCTCGGAAAAATGTTTGGCAGGCACTGGTACtaaaattttacaaaatgaagcaaGTGATTTTGTGAGTGAATTCTTAAACAGGACCAAAGAAGAATGCAGAGATTCTGCGAGGAATGATGCGGAGATACTTCCTTCTAATGCTATTGTTTGTTCGCACATTGGCGCAGAGCTTGGTTTACCGGTGTTGGAATCAAATGATCAAGGCACAGCAGCTTCTTCACGAAGTTCATGTATAAACGCTTCATGTCATGCAGAGGATGATGGTGGGAAACCTGTGCCCGTATCACCTGTTTCAAGTAATGAAGACAGTGAAGGCGTGTCACCATCAACCGTCTCAAGCGGTACAGAGAGTGACGATTGGCAATCTGTGACAGTATCGCCAGTCTCAAGTGGTACAGACAGTGAGGGTGGGGTGCCTGTGACAGCATCACCTGTTTCAAGTAATACGGACATTGAGGGTGGGGTACTCGTGACATCATCATCTGTTTCAAGTAGTGCAGAGAGCGAAGGTGTGAAATCTGAGACTGTGCCATCTGTCTCGAGTTGTGCAGATAGTGAAAGTGATGTACCTGTGGCACAGTCAACAAATGCAAGTAAAGAAGGAAGTGATGGTAGGAATTTTGTAGCAGAAGCATCTGTTTCAGGTCATTGTAGTTCCGATATTTATGTCACTAAAGGTCTCAAAGAAGAATCATCTGGTGCAGGTATTGGGGGCCCTGTTTACGCAGCGCGGGACGAAACGAGAGAGCGTAATGTAGAGGGAGAAGGCGCTTCACTTACCGACCAGGATTTTGAGGAGCAGCAGATATTTTTTGAAGAAGACGGGGACCATGTAAACCAT GTTGAAGGCTTGACGCATGTGAATCTTTACGTCCAGGCCCACTCTAAAGTTGTGCTGATTCTTTTGGCCGAGGAGAGATTGAGTACTGATTGTAATAGCATCAAAGCACTG TGGGAAACGTCACTGAACCAGCTTGGAGAGCTCGAGTTTCTGGTGAGGCAATCTTCAGGCGAGGAATCGACCACT ATGTACTCTGAGGATTACAGCTTCCTTGTTTATGACAGTTTTGAAAGGACCATGAAAG GTAACATGAGTGAACTTGTTCATCAAGTGGACCATTTGTTCTGCGAGACAACAAAAGTTTTGCATGAGCAGTTTGAAAACTCTTCAACCCTAAAGGACATTATGCTCAG GGATCGTTCCTCCACAGTGTATGGCAAGAGCAACCTGGGGCGCGGGACGTACTTTCATCTCAAGGGACCACATAGAACTATGCATGGTGTTCCTTCGCATCGTGACCCCTTCTTGAAGCTGGAAAAAAGGGCCACAAAGGTCCTTAACAAAGATCATGGTGTCAACATTTTCTAA
- the LOC136911755 gene encoding uncharacterized protein isoform X2: MSYFIHSFIGSTPALCKLQTEKMATVQSGKFTLALGGSLSEPDSLLIKQLETLLNLFTFYHGSLDRIRSMCENQKQFLTWMNVIWDCYLHFVRHYGDFLPGVFDPLPFHELPKSVAATCFTKASYILQACQRRKHILGGCILYSDRILCSQLAPSITERLLLLKPNQRNHPARPVKTGHDLPFGVRILNAFLTLSEYLNLLEALTESAYRQPGSSESPRAFPDMYMTSSPVVIKEHFSREGTGDNKQHVSSGDSENSSKQKDKSSFNSKENEVSTDPRHFPNSFGDQADREGKTTDGSNRNSGAVKEGLRFKIAENPRMDFDRSSVESNLSNDVGLIMEPIDVSDLKVVTCKESRLATGKEDVISVSQSFMNGNEIDGNDVKRRSSSVSSCREPDNDGSKVRKLPENEAITFCRLLIDGIITQVCEMIEDKNSSFAAARSRACVELGSSPGVFCVEALKSQNICCQYANVCESRQKGNKTENFKTYSKTSPVYSEQGLESGSTGCTSVSVDEDKTSCGCQETGPAASIENIDSMDACSNKGHSSSEESTKIPMDFDSVLGFNVNVRPSEKVSEKCLAGTGTKILQNEASDFVSEFLNRTKEECRDSARNDAEILPSNAIVCSHIGAELGLPVLESNDQGTAASSRSSCINASCHAEDDGGKPVPVSPVSSNEDSEGVSPSTVSSGTESDDWQSVTVSPVSSGTDSEGGVPVTASPVSSNTDIEGGVLVTSSSVSSSAESEGVKSETVPSVSSCADSESDVPVAQSTNASKEGSDGRNFVAEASVSGHCSSDIYVTKGLKEESSGAGIGGPVYAARDETRERNVEGEGASLTDQDFEEQQIFFEEDGDHVNHVEGLTHVNLYVQAHSKVVLILLAEERLSTDCNSIKALWETSLNQLGELEFLVRQSSGEESTTMYSEDYSFLVYDSFERTMKGNMSELVHQVDHLFCETTKVLHEQFENSSTLKDIMLRDRSSTVYGKSNLGRGTYFHLKGPHRTMHGVPSHRDPFLKLEKRATKVLNKDHGVNIF; encoded by the exons ATGTCGTACTTCATACACAGCTTCATTGGATCCACTCCAGCATTATGCAAGCTACAAACAGAAAAGATGGCAACTGTGCAATCTGGCAAATTCACTTTG gCCCTTGGAGGGAGTCTTAGTGAACCAGACTCGCTTTTAATAAAGCAGCTGGAGACACTACTCAATCTCTTCACATTTTATCATGGCTCCTTGGACAGAATTAGAAGT ATGTGTGAGAACCAGAAACAGTTCTTGACCTGGATGAATGTCATTTGGGATTGTTACTTGCATTTTGTCCGCCATTATGGTGACTTTTTACCAGGAGTGTTTGATCCTCTTCCTTTCCATGAATTGCCAAAG AGTGTTGCTGCTACGTGTTTCACTAAGGCATCTTATATCCTACAAGCATGTCAGCGCCGCAAACACATCCTTGGTGGATGCATTCTATACAGTGACAG GATTTTGTGTTCCCAGTTAGCACCTTCCATAACGGAAAGACTGCTCCTTCTTAAACCCAACCAAAGAAAT CATCCAGCAAGGCCTGTTAAAACTG gGCACGATTTGCCATTTGGCGTTCGAATTTTGAATGCATTCCTCACTTTGTCGGAATATTTGAATCTCCTCGAAGCTCTAACAGAATCAGCTTACAGGCAGCCGGGGTCTTCAGAGTCCCCCAGGGCGTTTCCTGACATGTACATGACGTCCTCTCCTGTTGTGATCAAAGAACACTTTTCGCGGGAGGGAACTGGTGATAACAAACAGCATGTTTCCAGTGGTGATAGTGAAAATTCATCTAAGCAAAAAGATAAGAGTTCGTTTAATTCGAAGGAAAATGAAGTCTCTACTGACCCAAGACACTTCCCAAATAGTTTTGGAGATCAGGCCGACAGAGAAG GGAAAACTACAGATGGTAGCAATAGGAACAGTGGTGCTGTCAAAGAGGGGTTACGATTTAAAATAGCAGAAAATCCTCGCATGGATTTTGATCGCAGTTCCGTTGAGAGCAATTTATCAAATGATGTTGGTCTGATCATGGAACCCATTGATGTCTCTGACTTAAAAGTTGTTACATGCAAGGAAAGCAGGCTGGCCACCGGGAAGGAAGACGTTATCTCAGTTTCACAATCTTTTATGAATGGGAATGAGATTGATGGAAATGACGTGAAAAGGCGTAGTAGTTCAGTTTCAAGCTGTCGAGAGCCTGACAATGATGGCTCAAAGGTCAGGAAGTTACCAGAAAATGAGGCTATAACATTTTGTAGATTGTTAATAGACGGTATCATCACACAAGTTTGTGAGATGATTGAAGACAAGAATTCCTCTTTCGCAGCTGCAAGAAGCAGGGCTTGTGTTGAATTAGGATCATCACCTGGTGTGTTCTGCGTGGAAGCACTCAAATCGCAGAATATTTGTTGTCAATATGCTAACGTTTGCGAATCAAGACAAAAAGGAAACAAGACAGAGAACTTTAAAACTTACTCAAAAACTAGTCCTGTGTATTCTGAACAGGGTTTGGAAAGTGGTTCAACAGGTTGTACATCTGTAAGTGTGGATGAAGATAAGACAAGTTGTGGGTGTCAAGAAACAGGGCCAGCGGCTTCAATTGAAAATATCGACTCAATGGACGCATGCTCAAATAAGGGCCATAGTTCAAGCGAAGAATCTACGAAAATCCCAATGGATTTTGACTCGGTTTTGGGTTTCAATGTCAACGTGCGTCCATCGGAAAAAGTCTCGGAAAAATGTTTGGCAGGCACTGGTACtaaaattttacaaaatgaagcaaGTGATTTTGTGAGTGAATTCTTAAACAGGACCAAAGAAGAATGCAGAGATTCTGCGAGGAATGATGCGGAGATACTTCCTTCTAATGCTATTGTTTGTTCGCACATTGGCGCAGAGCTTGGTTTACCGGTGTTGGAATCAAATGATCAAGGCACAGCAGCTTCTTCACGAAGTTCATGTATAAACGCTTCATGTCATGCAGAGGATGATGGTGGGAAACCTGTGCCCGTATCACCTGTTTCAAGTAATGAAGACAGTGAAGGCGTGTCACCATCAACCGTCTCAAGCGGTACAGAGAGTGACGATTGGCAATCTGTGACAGTATCGCCAGTCTCAAGTGGTACAGACAGTGAGGGTGGGGTGCCTGTGACAGCATCACCTGTTTCAAGTAATACGGACATTGAGGGTGGGGTACTCGTGACATCATCATCTGTTTCAAGTAGTGCAGAGAGCGAAGGTGTGAAATCTGAGACTGTGCCATCTGTCTCGAGTTGTGCAGATAGTGAAAGTGATGTACCTGTGGCACAGTCAACAAATGCAAGTAAAGAAGGAAGTGATGGTAGGAATTTTGTAGCAGAAGCATCTGTTTCAGGTCATTGTAGTTCCGATATTTATGTCACTAAAGGTCTCAAAGAAGAATCATCTGGTGCAGGTATTGGGGGCCCTGTTTACGCAGCGCGGGACGAAACGAGAGAGCGTAATGTAGAGGGAGAAGGCGCTTCACTTACCGACCAGGATTTTGAGGAGCAGCAGATATTTTTTGAAGAAGACGGGGACCATGTAAACCAT GTTGAAGGCTTGACGCATGTGAATCTTTACGTCCAGGCCCACTCTAAAGTTGTGCTGATTCTTTTGGCCGAGGAGAGATTGAGTACTGATTGTAATAGCATCAAAGCACTG TGGGAAACGTCACTGAACCAGCTTGGAGAGCTCGAGTTTCTGGTGAGGCAATCTTCAGGCGAGGAATCGACCACT ATGTACTCTGAGGATTACAGCTTCCTTGTTTATGACAGTTTTGAAAGGACCATGAAAG GTAACATGAGTGAACTTGTTCATCAAGTGGACCATTTGTTCTGCGAGACAACAAAAGTTTTGCATGAGCAGTTTGAAAACTCTTCAACCCTAAAGGACATTATGCTCAG GGATCGTTCCTCCACAGTGTATGGCAAGAGCAACCTGGGGCGCGGGACGTACTTTCATCTCAAGGGACCACATAGAACTATGCATGGTGTTCCTTCGCATCGTGACCCCTTCTTGAAGCTGGAAAAAAGGGCCACAAAGGTCCTTAACAAAGATCATGGTGTCAACATTTTCTAA